The following DNA comes from Magnolia sinica isolate HGM2019 chromosome 18, MsV1, whole genome shotgun sequence.
ACCAATGGCAACTCAAAGGGAAAATGTGAAAGCAACAATGAATTTGAAGTGATCGAGTTCCAGTTATAAATCTGAAAATAGAAAGAATCTGAGTTCCAGTTATCTTTTCCTTCAGAACCTTCCTGCAATGCAGTTTGGGAAGCATGTATGAGTACAAGGATACAAAAAACAATTGTACAGCGACAGCAAAAAAGGACCATGGGTCTGCCAcaacaatatgaaaatgtaaatttCAAACATAATACTACATTCACATGTAGATATATGTTACAAATACTGAACTGAGTCCAAACCAAAAGAATCTAATAAACAGCCTTGAGATCACCATGCCTCTAGCTGTTGAATAAGCCCCAAATGTGAGCAGGACATCCAAGCAGCCTACAAATTCAGAATGGAATTTGATGTGAAAAAGACAGAAAAAGAAGTAacaaagaaaatatccaaatctgAGAGTTATTTTACTTAACCCCCATCTGCTTTGAGGATCATCATATAAACGGTATCGATCATTGAAATGTGACACAAG
Coding sequences within:
- the LOC131232425 gene encoding uncharacterized protein LOC131232425, translated to MEEVAWYCGMRMSHIYKAKGLQQLDLVSHFNDRYRLYDDPQSRWGLSCLDVLLTFGAYSTARGMVISRLFIRFFWFGLSSVFVTYIYMKVLKEKITGTQILSIFRFITGTRSLQIHCTQIITTAQLSEIGLDG